The following DNA comes from Pristis pectinata isolate sPriPec2 chromosome 33, sPriPec2.1.pri, whole genome shotgun sequence.
CAGCACCCAAATATATGGTGTGGTACTGGTGCCGGTCTatacgtgtaccaagatacagtgacatCACTTGCTGCAGGggacccagcctctgacctatctTGCAACCaaagtatttatatggctggttcaATTGAATTTCACGTCCCCAGAACACTGATAGTGAACAGTGGTGGATGGTTAGACCCTCTCTTGTTAGAGGCAGTCATGGTCTAACATTTTTTGCCACTGATCAGCAcacattgtcacatgtactgagatacagtgaaaaacttttgttctgcatgccatccaggcagatcatgccatatattaGTAGATggaggaagtaaaaagaaaaaatgtacagttacagagaaagcacagtgcaggtagacaaagtgcagagggaaaacagagagaaaacagcttgcacagactagaagggccaaagagcctgctcaTAAATTCAACATTATTCTCTGCAAAATATTTGAACAGTTCATTATTTCCTGTGTTTCTTCTCCAGGAGGATGTACAAGGCTCCGTATGAGCTGAACAGGGAGAGGTGCGAGGAGTTCCAGTTGTGCAATCAGCCAGTGGGGCCGGTCAGCTCTAGACGAATGTACAGTAGGATCTTCGGCAACGCCAGGCAGCATGCCCGCTCCCACCCACGGAGGCGCAATCAGAACAGGAAACAGTACTACAGATACTAGATGGAAcaccagagagacagacagacagacacacacacacacacacacacacacacacaggaatcCGTAGTTAGCAGGgcaatgttaaataaaaacagaaaatgttggaaacactcagcaggtcaggtagcatctgtggtgagagatgtTCTGTTAGTGATAACCTCCTAATACACACTGAGCACACCTCAACATACAACATGGACCAGTGGGCTCCAGTGTATCTTCCCCAGGGGTGTCTCAGTGTCACTGCTTCTGTTCACCCTTGTACCCGTCACAGGTTTCCTCAATGCCTTTGGCCCAATTTATTCCAGTGGCCCTACCCAAATGCAACATCCCCCTTTCtcactccctgacctgctgaatgtttccagcattgtctgattttatttcagatttccagcatctgcagttttttttaaaaaaaaattttcagcaGAGTAATTTTAGCAGGGAGGTGGGTCAGGAAAGCCCACAGAATCTTCCCTGGGATCCAGTCCATAAGAGGGGAAGAATCCACTTTCCCTGCCTTGTGCCCTATAGTTCAGCTTCAGGAGgctgttgatttttatttccattcagaCTGTTACCTCATTCCCCAGGCAAGTGCAGAGAAAAGGGGCCTCAAACCAAGCTCCAGGTCTGCAACTTGCTCCTGAAGGGAATaggcacagaaaatgctgagaacacgcagccagcatctgtggaagaagaaacattaGATTACAGATTGCAGAGCCCTTTGATGGAAGATAATCGaattgaaacatcaactgtttctctctccatagacgctgcctgacctgctgagtgtttcaggcattttctgattttatctcagatttcctaTTTACTTCTGATCCTGGAAGGATCTCCACACAGCATTGAGGCTTTGCCTTCATCTAACCTCTCCCCAAATCATTGCTGACACTACATGCCCCATCCCATACCCCATCCCACACACTCCCACTGGAGACAATTATTAGCTTGGGCTTTCTCACATTAAGGTGGCACAGGAAGAGGTCAGAGAGAAGGCAGCTCCCATTGACcaagcagcagctgtgtaacagcagGAGAAAGCAATCATTTCCCCCACATTCTGTAGAGCGAGAGTGCCTGAGGAGGTGAGCCGTTCAGGGTCAGCCGTGTCCTGTAAGTCAGTTGACCCGAGGTGAGGAAGGGGGTGTCGCTCCCCCCTAAGATTTAAACTGAGGCTGAAGCTCACTGTCCCTGCACTTCATTGGCAGAAGAGATCCATTAAAGGGAAAGATGATGCACTGGGACATGAAAGATGATGCACTGGGAAGGGGAAAACGTGGTAAGACTTAACTGGATAGTTTACTGGGAGTGTCTACATAGAGATACAAGGGGCGCCAGACTGCAGACCTTTCCAGCTGTGCGTAACCTCTGTACTAGAGTGGAATGAAGAGTTTTCTTAgttgcaaaaggaaaataatttcagcATAATAGCCACAAGGTATTTTTTTTTGAGGGAGTTGAGTAGAATTTGTAGCCCCTACATACTAGGTAGGATTGCCCCTAACTTGTTGCAGATTACCCACCCTTGATAGATTGAACTCCAGGTAACAATATCCTTCTTGCAAATTATCTGTAATCAAAGCAGCCTAAATCATATCAGCAAAGAGAATCAAAAGATCATAGACTGCAATATATATACACATTATATCCACACACCTTGTAAATACAGCCTGTCAGCAGCTCAACTCAGTAACTGTTCCTTATCGATCTGTCTGAAGCTTACAACCTAATCGTTATAAGTGCAGTGTGTAACTGAAGTTTCCAACAGCATTTACAGGAATATATAATAAAAAAGTATAAAGTTTCACTTTGTGCCCATCTGCTTTTCACTGTTGAATTGAATGCCTGAGCTGGAGTAGTGGTTActttagtgtaactgggtgcttgatgatcactaggccaaatggcctgtttctgtgttgtgtgactggAAGACACACATTTGAGGACAAACTTTGCCAGATACATCCATATCTCAGGAAGTAACAATAAACATGGTGCGGTTGAGAATTTTGCCCCCTTCCTGATCACTCGATTTTTAAATGGGACAAATATTACAGAAGACTGGCCTTAAAaggagagttcaaatcccaccatgatagATGAGGAATTAAAATTAGTTTATTCAAACAAACCTGTCTTTATAAGTTAGGGATCACTACTAGTCACTATAAAACAACAAGATTATTGAAAACCTGTAACCAGTTCACACCTGGATAGTTCACTCTGAAGTAGTCCAGTAAGCTAAGCtgtacagtggcgcagcgggtagagctgctgcctcgcagcaccggagacccaggttcaatcttgacctcgggtgctgtctgtgtggagtttgcaccttctccctgtgaccgtgtgggtttcccccgggtgctccaatttcttcccacatcccaaagtgcaggttggtaggttaattggtcactgtaagttgcccctagtgggtaggtgagtggtagaggaatgtggggagagtttcAAAAAAATGTAggatgggtgtaaatgggtgtctgaggatcagtgcagactcagtgggacaaagggcctattTCGATGCCGTATGACTCAAAGCCACTCATTTGAGGATAACACCAGCGATGTCCATATCTGGGGAAGTAATGATAAACACGTTTTTCCCTGCACTGGGACAGGTTGAGCATCTCACCCCCTTCCTGATCACAGACCTCACTGTTTTAAAATAGAATTTGGAATAAGTCATCCACTGGCCTGTCCCAGGGCAAGGGGATTCTGGGGCCTGAGTGAACCCTgggcagcagtccttgactttgGAAGTGGAAACGTCAGAGTTCTCCTGCTCCCGCTTGCTGTCAGGCTGAGTGAACAGGAAAATGCCCCACCAGCTTGGACATGATGGGCAACATGCCCATGTGTGGAGTgaaggtgggaatggggagggagggagtgggtgtgTGCTGGAGCCTAGGAGACAGGACCAGAGCCCATGGGAAGAGAGTGAGTGAAGTGTTTGCCCCGTGAGCAGTGGGGCATCCTCGCTGGGAACTTGCATCTAGTGAGGTGGGACCAACTTCATGGTGAGATGGAATTAACTcccggagtgagagggagcaactCCTGAAGCGAGTCTGGACTGAATCAGGACTAACAATGAGCCtgagatgggactaactcagtgAGAGGGAACAAACCCCAGGAGTGAGTGTGGGAAAACTCCCAGGGTAAGTTAACTCCAGGTGTGAGGTGGGATTAATTTGCAGTATGAGATAGGGTTAACTACTGAAGCTGGATGCGAGAGAGAGCGCACAAGAGAACAAACTTCCAGACAGAGTACAAACCAGAGTGAGTCAGGATCAACTCCTCGAAGACAGAACAAAGTCACAGTGAGATGGGAATAAGCATTGGAGTGAGACCAGACTAACTCCCAGACTGAGCCAGGGTCAACTCCCAGCTGCAGTGAGACAACCTGACCGCAGGCATGGCCTGTTTCTCTTACGGAGCAGTTGCAAGCGGAGTTGAGCATTGTGCAGCCATCAGTGAACATCTTCAGTCTGACCTTATGACAGAAGGAAAGTCATTAATGATGCAACTGAAGTGGTTGTAtgtaggacactgccctgaagaactcccaaggctgggatggttgacctccaacaGCCAACGCCCTTCATTTGTACGAGCGTTAATGGGAAAAAGGCAACAAATGGATCTGGGAAACCGATGAACAATGAGGCCATCCGGGTCTCTATCCATCACTCAGGCTGTTGCAACTCATTCAGGGAGTGACCTTGGAAGCTGTCAGATTCCTCAGGTAGGGGCCATGCTGTCAGTcacatggggagaggttgaggtAGTTGTCAATCACTGGAGGAGCATATTCAGCTGGGGGAGGGGCCATCACTACTGTTGTCAGTCACGGAGAGGATTCCACAATGTGCACTGTGCTGCAGGGTGACTGTTTACCAGAGTTTGTGCTTAATGAGCTGTTACAAGCTTCCAGTCCCAGCAGCAACCTCACACTAACCACAATGTCTGTTAATAATTACATTATGAAACAACAAAGGAAGTGGCCACTCTAATTCCCAGCATGTTATTCCTAGTAGATAGATCTTTATtagtgtacatcaaaacagtgaagtgcatctttttacgtagggtgttctgggtgcagcccacaagtgtcaccatgcttccggtgccaacatagcatgcccacaacttcctaacccatgtctttggaatgtgaggaaaccagagcacccagagtaaacccacacagacatggggagaacgtacaaactccttacagacagtggccggaattgaacccgggttgctggcactgtaaagcgttacgctaaccgctgcactactgtgcctgtaggaaccaacttggaaatattaatGGTTTCATGTTGGCTGCCAATATTGTGACACTGTTTGCTTACTGTAATCAAGCAGGCAGCCACAACATTTCAGCAACTACATTCTAACCTCATCGCCACCCCTCTCCCAATTCAAGCTATGCTCTTCCCACTCCCAAACTCTGGAAGCTTGAGCCCAATTTTGCATTCCATTTCCCACTTGCCATTTGAATTGTTGGGTCTTGAAGCTTGCAATGGGCTGTTTGTACCACCATCAACTCATCAGTGGACAACAACAGCTGCTTTCATTTACTTAGCATCTTCAACATAGAAAAGCATCCCAGGGTGCTTCACTGGAGCATTAGCTAACACTATTTGGCATGGGTGTGCATCAGGAGATATCAGGGTAGGTGTTGAAAACCATGAATAAGGAGGCAGATTCAAGTCAAGAGGAGTCAAGGTTATTGCTGtgtacacaagtacagtgaggtacaggtacaatgaagatcttgcagtagcatcacaggcataggtacagacaatgcacagaacaacttatacaagacagtgaagggagagagagagaaaatgactgtgcaaaaaaaaaaacagacacaatTTTAAGGGGTAAGAGGGATAGGATttggggaggaaattccagagtttggaaTCCAGGTACCTGAAGGCATGACCACCAAAGATGGAGCAACAAATCTGGGGAGATCAAGACATCAGGATTGGAGGAGCACTGTGATCTGGGAAAGTTGTACAACCAGAGGACATTACAGAGACAGTGATCAAGCCAAGGCTATGGAGAGATCTGAAGACAAgaatcaacattttaaaacttgCAGGACTGTATAACTGGGAGACAACATAGGTCAGCCAGTATGTGTGGTATtacgtagttataataaagaactacagttcccagtaggcaatgcaaggtgtCACATTggagaacaggaagtggctgtaaaaagagagggaaagcaagctagtctggtgttggttaataaaatgttcagatgttaaacccacgtgaagtttgtctcttgaagaGCAAACATAACAGTATGGTCAGGACCTGAGTTAGGATGCAGGCTGCagggttttggatgacctcaagttcACAGAGAAGAACAAGGGAGGTGGTCCAGAGTTAAATTGGTATAGCAGAGTCCAGTGGTAACAAAGACCgaaaggagggagggatgagTCAAGGCAGGGGCAGAAATAGAACagagagcacagaacagtacaggaacaggcccttttgacccacaatgtctgtgccgagcacaatgctgaattaaactaaatctattctAAGGtaaaataaggtaagatttctttattagtcacatgtatctcaaaacacagtgaagtgcatcttttgcgtaatgttctggggacagcccacaagtgtcggcacacttctggcaccaacatagcatgcccacaacttcctaacccatccatctttggaatgtgggaggaaacctgagcacccagaggaaacccacgcagacacggggagaatgtacacactccttacagacagcagccgaaattgaacccaggttgctggtgctgtaatagcattatgctaaccactacactaccatgcctatacatgatcatatccatccattcccttcatgcgtctatctaacagcctcaaacaccactattgtatctgcttccaccaccaaccttggcagtccattccaagcacctaccactcaaataaaacttgccccacacatccctttCAAGccttccccctcatcttaaatgcatgtcctctaaaacttgacatttctaccctgggaaaaaaattctggcaGTCTACCCTATGccacttgtcacgaaccagcaacaaaagaaacacactgagcatgattcagtgttaaaaactattttattaatcactacttatgataatacgtaaaataaaagtaaaaatgttagtatgttagaattcaaaaatgttaaaccttgaacgttaaccccaaaactaaactcttcgtgtgtgtgtgtgacaaagtccaaaactcccagttccggaatggttcttaaagttcagttccgcaagccataaggtgaaacatgagcaagggcttcttcaacaaccaccgttgtctgaagataagatgtagatgtagaaaaacatagagagagagtacatacgaaatccaaatgttccacgatggaacccaaacgacacttcagtgtttactcggtagtgacttcctcaccccgaaaagcatccgaaccgtggtcgtccacacacaaatacctgtttccttctacaggtcagcaacaaagtgaactccaccggattacttccaacttccatacatggatttcagtggcaaacacagttattgtttctcatccatcgatagagaaaacaagcaggctggtgtctctctcccttctctctctctctttcttcttctgacttcttcaacaacgtcattacgtcctttatcttctattgacgtaagcacgccccacacacacatacacacacactctctatcttaaagggactttcactgagtccataacacactcgtaattttataatcttcaatcaggtctcccctcagcctccagaggaaacaacaagttcatccaacctctccttgtaactcaccaTCTAATAAaggtagcattctggtaaacctcttctgtaccctttccaaagcctccacatccttcctgtaatggggcgaccagaattgcacacaatactccaagtgcagcttaaccaatatagctgcaacatgacttccttactcaatgtgccaaccaatgaaggcaagcattctgaCTACTAAATCAGGACTCTCAGATCCTTCGGTAACAGTGACAcagggagcagaaatggaagcttCACATGAGATTCCTCAGATCACCTTGGGACTGAACACAACCTGCACACTTTGCATGCCGTGTAGAAAAGGTTCCTGGTTTGAAGGTCTGTCTTGTGAGGGAAGGATTGAATTAGAATGAGAGGTGGTTTTATATGAATGTACTtgattgtctctgattgtgtcatttttgcactaatgtcttgtcttTGCACAGTATTTTTTCCTCTTGCTTggtataattgtgtataatttctatTCTGTGGGTTGTCTGAACCTGTCTGTgatgctacaagcaagtttttccattgtacctgtacctcaccatacttgtgcacatgacaataaactcgacagaAGTTTTTTCCCTGGTTTGGGAAACTTTAACCTGGAGATAGAATCTCAGgataagactgaaatgaggagtaTCTTCTTGGAGGGTTGttgttctttggaattctctgacttGGAGTCCTGGGGTGCTGAGGCATTGCACATTAGACAGGATTATGGGGAACAGGGAAGTGGAGGCCAAGACCTGATCAGTCATGACTTTACTGAATGGGGGCAGGTCTAAAGGACCCTGTGTCACattccatctatttttgtgttCTAATGTTCTTGGGGAGACCTTGCTCTTCAGCCAGACTCTCCCTGTGTGCAGGACATTGCTGCTAGAGAAACAAGTTGTGATCTTAgtccacacacaagatgctggaggaacttggggtcaggcagcatctgtggagggaaatggacagttggtgttttgggtcaagacccttcagctggactgaaagctggaggggagatagccagtatgaagaggtgaggggggtgggggggggggggggggaggtgaggagcaagagctggcaggtgatgggtggatccaggtgaggaggggagagtggagacagtgacagaggccgggaggtgagaggtggaggcgacaaagggccgcagatggtggaatctgataggagaggaaggcagaGCTTGGAACCAAGGGAGGTagagagg
Coding sequences within:
- the LOC127585592 gene encoding matrix Gla protein-like; amino-acid sequence: MRTLILLSLCALAAVCIADSSESNEIDDVLFLGRKDAHLFVRPPRRNNPWERRMYKAPYELNRERCEEFQLCNQPVGPVSSRRMYSRIFGNARQHARSHPRRRNQNRKQYYRY